A single genomic interval of Acidobacteriota bacterium harbors:
- a CDS encoding Ku protein, giving the protein MAARATWKGHLKLSLVTIPIRVFPATDAHATISFNQLHEVCQTRIQQKKWCPHCEREVPNSEIVKGYEFSKGRYVTVTEDDLSKVRPESTRLINLTQFTTVDQIDPIYFERPYYLAPDGPVASEAFAVIREGMKGKAGIGKLALYGREYIVAVQPRENGLVMYTLRSADEIRSMSQIEELDAVPATLRPEEVKLAQQVIGTFEGDLDITSFHDTYQAALRTLIDAKVGGEEIVQTDEEAPAKVVDLMEALRRSLETVSAAKKTPAKATLASGRADTAEKKIRKRA; this is encoded by the coding sequence ATGGCTGCACGAGCGACGTGGAAGGGACATCTCAAGCTGAGTCTGGTGACCATCCCGATCCGGGTGTTCCCGGCGACGGACGCGCACGCCACGATCAGCTTCAACCAGTTGCACGAGGTGTGCCAGACGCGCATCCAGCAGAAGAAATGGTGCCCGCACTGCGAGCGCGAGGTGCCCAATTCGGAGATCGTGAAGGGCTACGAGTTCTCCAAGGGGCGCTACGTCACGGTCACCGAGGACGACCTCTCGAAGGTGCGTCCCGAGTCCACGCGGCTCATCAACCTCACGCAGTTCACGACCGTCGACCAGATCGACCCCATCTACTTCGAGCGGCCGTACTACCTCGCTCCTGATGGCCCCGTCGCCTCGGAAGCGTTCGCGGTGATCCGCGAGGGCATGAAGGGGAAGGCCGGCATCGGCAAGCTCGCCCTCTACGGGCGCGAGTACATCGTCGCCGTCCAGCCGCGCGAGAACGGGCTCGTGATGTACACGCTGCGGTCCGCCGACGAGATCCGCAGCATGTCGCAGATCGAGGAGCTCGACGCGGTGCCCGCCACGCTCCGGCCCGAGGAAGTGAAGCTCGCCCAGCAGGTGATCGGCACCTTCGAAGGCGACCTCGACATCACGAGTTTCCACGACACGTACCAGGCCGCCCTGCGCACGCTCATCGACGCGAAAGTCGGCGGCGAGGAGATCGTCCAGACCGACGAGGAAGCCCCCGCGAAGGTGGTGGACCTCATGGAAGCGCTCCGCCGCAGCCTCGAGACGGTGAGTGCCGCGAAGAAGACGCCCGCGAAGGCCACGCTGGCGTCCGGGCGGGCTGACACCGCCGAGAAGAAGATCCGCAAGCGCGCGTGA
- the ligD gene encoding DNA ligase D, translating to MARLVQVWRDEVPPAPMLATAAEPTAVNLDNPALIYEQKFDGIRAIVVVEPGRPTPRVAILSRNGHDKSAQFPEIVRALRELSAQVEVPLVLDGEIVALDSQGRPASFSALQSRMHLTGAAAISSRAATTPTALVVFDLLREGKEDLRPLPLADRRARLEHLLHVRTSEHLREGGYTAGDGRRVLARAEREGWEGVVVKHADAPYLSDTRSRTWRKVKLHKRATLVIGGWTDPKGTRAGFGALMVGTPVTPTDENAVTPIARRDGPCGRPSLQYAGNVGTGFSVPTINAVLARLRPLATARSPFVDPPAGRGHHWVEPHLLCEVRFGEWTPDGRLRHPVFLGLRDDVGIDAVDAPPSPADARTPYIATHDRATHTVFGATGHAPEPTDLVTQIRSLEDAGRDGTLTLPDGALDVTSLRKVFWPSSGLTKGDLFRYYARIAPWLLPIVADRPLVMKRYPNGVQGKSFYQQRAPDAVPAGVRVAIVDGDDRDEGPTPRIIGGSLSTLLYLVQLGAISFDPWFSRVDTPSHADFVAIDLDPMPGVPFTQVRDVARWVHEALDALDVPAAVKTSGSSGLHVYLPLAPGTSYESGQLLCQIVATAVASRHPKAATVERAVARRGRTVYVDYLQNIEGKTLASAYSVRANEFAGVSTPLLWHELDEDVRPDDFTLAAVMQRFDAVGDIWNPVLRGRPVDLHAVLDRLT from the coding sequence ATGGCCCGCTTGGTCCAGGTCTGGCGTGACGAGGTACCCCCGGCACCCATGTTGGCGACCGCCGCGGAGCCGACTGCCGTCAATCTCGACAATCCGGCGCTGATCTACGAACAGAAATTCGACGGCATCAGGGCCATCGTGGTCGTCGAACCCGGCCGGCCGACACCCCGCGTGGCGATACTGTCGCGCAACGGCCACGACAAATCCGCGCAATTTCCGGAAATCGTCAGGGCCCTGCGCGAACTGTCGGCGCAGGTCGAGGTGCCCCTCGTGCTCGACGGCGAGATCGTCGCGCTCGACAGCCAGGGCCGTCCGGCCTCCTTCTCCGCGCTGCAGTCGCGCATGCATCTGACCGGCGCAGCAGCCATCTCCAGCCGTGCGGCGACCACGCCGACGGCGCTCGTCGTGTTCGACCTGCTGCGTGAAGGCAAGGAAGACCTCCGTCCCCTGCCCCTCGCCGACAGGCGCGCCCGCCTCGAACACCTGCTGCACGTGCGCACCAGCGAGCACCTGCGCGAAGGCGGCTACACGGCGGGCGACGGCCGGCGCGTCCTCGCGCGCGCAGAACGCGAGGGATGGGAGGGAGTGGTCGTGAAGCACGCCGACGCCCCGTATCTGTCGGACACGCGCTCCCGGACGTGGCGAAAGGTGAAGCTGCACAAGCGCGCCACGCTCGTGATCGGCGGATGGACCGATCCGAAAGGCACCCGTGCCGGATTCGGTGCCCTCATGGTCGGCACCCCCGTCACGCCGACAGACGAGAACGCCGTCACGCCCATCGCACGTAGGGACGGCCCTTGTGGCCGCCCGTCGCTGCAGTACGCCGGCAACGTCGGGACGGGATTCAGCGTGCCCACGATCAACGCCGTCCTCGCACGGCTGCGCCCGCTCGCGACGGCACGATCGCCGTTCGTCGATCCACCGGCGGGCCGTGGTCATCATTGGGTGGAGCCGCACCTGCTCTGCGAGGTGCGCTTCGGCGAGTGGACACCCGATGGCCGTCTTCGTCATCCCGTCTTCCTCGGCCTGCGCGACGATGTCGGCATCGACGCCGTCGACGCGCCCCCCTCACCCGCCGACGCGCGCACGCCCTACATCGCGACACACGATCGCGCAACCCACACCGTTTTCGGCGCGACTGGCCACGCCCCCGAGCCGACCGATCTCGTCACGCAGATCCGGTCTCTCGAAGACGCCGGACGCGATGGCACCCTGACACTGCCCGACGGCGCGCTCGACGTGACGAGCCTGCGCAAGGTGTTCTGGCCCTCGTCGGGACTCACCAAGGGGGATCTGTTCCGCTACTACGCGCGCATCGCCCCATGGCTGCTGCCGATCGTCGCGGATCGCCCACTCGTGATGAAGCGATACCCCAACGGCGTCCAGGGCAAGTCGTTCTATCAGCAGCGCGCACCAGACGCGGTCCCGGCAGGAGTCCGGGTGGCCATCGTCGATGGCGATGACCGCGACGAGGGACCGACCCCGCGGATCATTGGCGGATCGCTGTCGACACTGCTCTATCTGGTTCAACTCGGCGCGATTTCGTTCGACCCGTGGTTCTCGCGCGTGGACACGCCGTCTCACGCCGACTTCGTCGCGATCGATCTCGATCCGATGCCCGGCGTCCCCTTCACGCAGGTGCGTGACGTGGCGCGATGGGTCCATGAGGCCCTCGACGCGCTCGACGTGCCCGCGGCGGTCAAGACGTCGGGGTCGTCGGGACTGCACGTCTACCTCCCGCTCGCGCCGGGTACGTCGTACGAGTCGGGACAGTTGCTGTGTCAGATCGTGGCCACCGCCGTGGCGAGTCGGCATCCGAAGGCGGCGACGGTCGAGCGCGCCGTGGCCAGACGCGGACGCACCGTGTACGTCGACTACCTCCAGAACATCGAAGGCAAGACGCTCGCCTCTGCCTACAGCGTCCGCGCGAACGAGTTCGCGGGCGTGTCGACCCCGCTCCTCTGGCACGAACTCGACGAGGACGTCCGCCCCGACGACTTCACGCTCGCCGCCGTCATGCAGCGCTTCGATGCCGTCGGCGACATCTGGAACCCCGTCCTCCGGGGCCGTCCCGTCGATCTCCATGCCGTCCTCGATCGATTGACGTGA
- a CDS encoding rhomboid family intramembrane serine protease → MFPLSDAPNPTRTPIVTYLLIAANVIVFLLYTLPLSGQAPSPDDPRLAAYLEVIRQSLPPGVSLREALQSISAYDLFVFEHGYKPGAARWSDLWSAMFLHAGFMHLFGNMLFLWIYGDNVEYRLGRVRYLLAYLLTGVAATLAFAVMAPTSLIPMVGASGAISGVLGFYFIWFPRNVVRVLLMFFPIFMRVVEVPARIVLGIYLFLDNLVPMLVQGSGGGGVAYGAHIGGFVAGVAMAWAWSRREVDRTPTEYRAEARAIAQPESALAQARRTGDMDALARAYFSMPVKRAEASLDPSETLGLGAWLANHGHGQAAVAVYSRYLQAHPTGPDAAAAHVGAGMTLLRVLHQPTLAYQHFANAMRLAPTGNVAAQAQAGLAAVAAQQKFPARRFAG, encoded by the coding sequence GTGTTTCCGCTCAGCGACGCTCCGAATCCGACGCGCACGCCCATCGTCACGTACCTGCTGATTGCAGCCAACGTGATCGTGTTCCTGCTGTACACGCTGCCCCTGTCGGGGCAGGCGCCGTCGCCGGACGACCCGCGCCTGGCGGCGTACCTCGAGGTGATACGGCAGTCGCTGCCGCCGGGCGTGTCCCTGCGAGAGGCGCTCCAGTCGATCTCGGCATACGACCTGTTCGTCTTCGAGCATGGCTACAAGCCCGGCGCCGCGAGGTGGAGCGACCTGTGGTCGGCCATGTTCCTGCACGCCGGGTTCATGCACCTGTTCGGCAACATGCTGTTCCTCTGGATCTACGGCGACAACGTGGAGTACCGGCTGGGACGCGTCCGCTACCTGCTGGCGTACCTGCTCACGGGCGTCGCGGCCACGCTGGCGTTCGCCGTCATGGCGCCGACGTCGCTGATTCCGATGGTCGGGGCGTCAGGTGCGATCTCCGGCGTGCTCGGGTTCTATTTCATCTGGTTCCCGCGCAACGTCGTTCGCGTGCTGCTGATGTTCTTCCCCATCTTCATGCGCGTCGTGGAAGTGCCGGCGCGCATCGTCCTCGGGATCTATCTCTTCCTCGACAACCTCGTGCCAATGCTGGTCCAGGGTTCGGGCGGTGGTGGTGTGGCGTATGGCGCGCACATCGGTGGTTTCGTCGCCGGAGTAGCCATGGCGTGGGCGTGGTCGCGCCGCGAGGTCGATCGCACGCCAACGGAGTACAGGGCGGAGGCGCGTGCCATCGCGCAACCCGAGTCGGCCCTGGCGCAGGCGCGTCGCACCGGCGACATGGACGCCCTCGCGCGTGCGTACTTCTCGATGCCGGTGAAGCGGGCGGAAGCTTCGCTCGATCCGAGCGAGACACTCGGACTCGGAGCGTGGCTGGCCAACCACGGACACGGCCAGGCCGCCGTCGCTGTCTACAGCCGCTACCTGCAGGCGCACCCGACGGGACCAGACGCGGCCGCCGCGCACGTCGGCGCCGGCATGACTCTGCTGCGCGTGCTCCATCAGCCCACGCTCGCGTATCAGCACTTCGCGAACGCGATGCGCCTGGCGCCAACCGGGAACGTGGCGGCACAGGCGCAGGCAGGACTGGCCGCCGTGGCGGCCCAGCAGAAGTTCCCGGCGCGCCGCTTCGCGGGCTGA
- a CDS encoding rhomboid family intramembrane serine protease — MFSRQKQGAVVCTSCGTLVGVNDPTCLNCGRRNPGLWGYAPVLRRLGQDLGFVQFITVSCGVLYVLTLLMSSGGLGGGGMFSLLAPDLPSLFLFGASGAAPVFGYGRWWTVLSAGWLHGGLLHVVFNMMWVRQLGPATADIYGPGRTVILYTIAGVCGFVASSVAGLWLTWFPLPMLRGAQFTVGASAAIFGLLGALVYYGRRGGSSAVGSQALGYALMLGIFGFIMPGVDNFAHAGGFVGGYLAGLIMDPLRPERIDHLLVGLICLVLSMMAIVASVLVGLPTVG, encoded by the coding sequence ATGTTCTCTCGACAGAAGCAGGGTGCCGTCGTCTGCACCAGTTGCGGGACGCTCGTGGGCGTCAACGATCCCACGTGCCTGAACTGCGGCCGGCGCAATCCCGGCCTCTGGGGCTACGCGCCCGTCCTGCGCCGGCTGGGGCAGGACCTCGGCTTCGTGCAGTTCATCACCGTCAGCTGTGGCGTGCTGTACGTGCTGACCCTGCTGATGTCGAGCGGCGGGCTCGGCGGCGGTGGCATGTTCTCGCTGCTGGCGCCGGACCTCCCGAGCCTCTTCCTCTTCGGCGCGAGCGGCGCGGCACCCGTGTTCGGCTACGGACGCTGGTGGACGGTGCTGAGCGCGGGCTGGCTCCACGGCGGATTGCTGCACGTGGTCTTCAACATGATGTGGGTGCGGCAGCTCGGTCCTGCCACCGCCGACATCTACGGCCCCGGCCGCACCGTCATCCTGTACACCATCGCCGGCGTCTGCGGCTTCGTGGCCAGTTCCGTCGCGGGGTTGTGGCTCACGTGGTTCCCGCTGCCGATGTTGCGTGGCGCACAGTTCACCGTAGGGGCGTCAGCGGCGATCTTCGGCCTGCTCGGCGCGCTCGTCTACTACGGGCGACGCGGCGGCAGCAGCGCCGTCGGCAGCCAGGCGCTCGGCTATGCGCTGATGCTCGGAATCTTCGGGTTCATCATGCCGGGCGTGGACAACTTCGCGCACGCGGGTGGCTTTGTCGGCGGCTATCTCGCGGGCCTCATCATGGACCCGCTGCGCCCCGAGCGCATCGACCACCTGCTCGTCGGCCTCATCTGCCTCGTACTGTCCATGATGGCCATCGTGGCGTCGGTCCTCGTGGGACTGCCCACCGTCGGGTAA
- a CDS encoding PQQ-binding-like beta-propeller repeat protein, which translates to MLDSHVRPAARWAAGLGVAVGVLVALTGSAHVAGQGAAPREWRDYAGGPDSSRFVDATQITRDNVGTLQVAWTYPDGDTDFNPLMVHGVVYSRARGNRIVALDAATGKELWVSEPVQAFLIRGMNYWESADGRDRRLFFSTLDRLRAFDARTGKPIPTFGRNGEVDLREGLDRDPADVVQQSRLPGRIFENLIIMGSATNREYTSAPGDIRAYDVRSGALVWSFRTIPRAGELGADTWPVNARATVGGANNWAESSVDVARGIVYVPTGSGKYNFYGGYRNGDNLFSDSVIALDARTGQRRWHFQTVHHDIWDVDNNSAPQLTTVRHDGKAIDVVAQAGKTGYLYVFNRETGAPIWPIEERPVPQGTSVPGEKLSPTQPFPTRPAPFSRQSFTAEDINPYILTPEERARFKERVAKARNEGPFTPIGFEEVVHMPGNQGGSNWGSTAANPRDGRVYVIGFNIPTLIRLMKPGETRPARAGAPQEVVREGYPVTDGFGLYPTIIKPPYTTLTAYDLNTGDIAWQKGLGDDLRLLPLGITGTGSAASTKGGLIVTSTGLLFATAADRKVHVYDSRDGNELATFPLGGPTSGGPAMYEHGGRQYLLVHASATQPTGPGAVPTPHTGPTGLVAYALPH; encoded by the coding sequence ATGCTCGATTCGCACGTGAGGCCGGCCGCACGATGGGCCGCGGGGCTGGGAGTGGCAGTTGGGGTACTCGTCGCGCTGACCGGGTCGGCGCACGTGGCCGGACAGGGCGCGGCCCCGCGCGAGTGGCGCGACTACGCGGGTGGACCCGACAGCTCGCGGTTCGTCGACGCCACGCAGATCACCAGGGACAACGTCGGTACGCTGCAGGTGGCGTGGACGTATCCCGACGGCGACACGGACTTCAATCCCCTGATGGTCCATGGCGTCGTCTATTCGCGCGCACGTGGCAACCGCATCGTCGCGCTCGACGCAGCAACAGGCAAGGAACTGTGGGTCTCGGAGCCCGTCCAGGCCTTCCTCATCCGCGGGATGAACTACTGGGAGAGCGCCGACGGCCGCGATCGGCGCCTCTTCTTCAGCACGCTCGATCGCCTCCGCGCCTTCGACGCGCGGACGGGCAAGCCGATCCCGACATTCGGCCGCAACGGTGAAGTCGACCTGCGCGAGGGCCTCGATCGCGATCCCGCCGACGTGGTCCAGCAGAGTCGCCTTCCGGGGCGGATCTTCGAGAACCTGATCATCATGGGGTCTGCGACCAACCGCGAGTACACGTCGGCCCCTGGCGACATCAGGGCCTACGACGTACGCTCGGGCGCGCTCGTGTGGTCGTTCAGGACGATCCCGCGCGCCGGTGAACTTGGTGCCGACACGTGGCCCGTCAACGCGCGCGCCACGGTCGGCGGCGCCAACAACTGGGCCGAGTCGTCGGTCGACGTCGCGCGCGGCATCGTGTACGTACCGACCGGCAGCGGGAAGTACAACTTCTACGGCGGCTACCGGAACGGCGACAACCTGTTCTCCGACAGCGTCATCGCCCTCGACGCGCGGACGGGCCAGCGTCGCTGGCACTTCCAGACGGTGCATCACGACATCTGGGACGTCGACAACAACTCGGCGCCGCAGCTCACCACGGTCCGTCACGACGGCAAAGCCATCGACGTGGTCGCACAGGCGGGCAAGACGGGCTACCTGTACGTCTTCAACCGCGAGACGGGCGCGCCGATCTGGCCGATCGAGGAACGCCCCGTACCCCAGGGCACGAGCGTGCCCGGTGAGAAGCTGTCACCCACGCAGCCGTTCCCCACTCGGCCGGCACCGTTCTCGCGGCAGTCGTTCACGGCAGAAGACATCAATCCCTACATCCTGACGCCCGAGGAGCGCGCACGCTTCAAGGAGCGCGTCGCGAAAGCGCGCAACGAAGGTCCGTTCACACCGATCGGCTTCGAGGAAGTGGTACACATGCCGGGCAACCAGGGCGGGTCCAACTGGGGCAGCACGGCGGCCAACCCGCGCGACGGACGCGTGTACGTGATCGGCTTCAACATCCCCACGCTGATCCGCCTGATGAAGCCGGGCGAGACCCGTCCCGCGCGCGCGGGCGCGCCTCAGGAGGTTGTCAGGGAAGGCTACCCCGTCACCGACGGGTTCGGCCTGTATCCGACCATCATCAAGCCGCCGTACACCACGCTCACGGCGTACGACCTCAACACCGGCGACATCGCCTGGCAGAAGGGTCTTGGCGACGATCTGCGCCTGCTGCCGCTCGGCATCACGGGGACCGGATCCGCCGCGTCGACAAAGGGCGGTCTCATCGTGACATCGACGGGTCTGCTGTTCGCGACGGCCGCCGATCGCAAGGTGCACGTGTACGACAGCCGCGACGGCAACGAGCTCGCCACGTTCCCGCTCGGCGGGCCGACCAGCGGCGGGCCGGCCATGTACGAGCACGGGGGACGGCAGTACCTCCTCGTCCACGCGTCGGCGACGCAGCCGACGGGTCCTGGCGCCGTGCCCACGCCGCACACGGGACCGACAGGCCTGGTCGCCTACGCGCTCCCTCACTGA
- a CDS encoding TerC family protein, translated as MGIDSAPLWSLASLMSLATLAALEIVLGIDNVIFIAILSGRLPREQQPRARQLGIGMAVISRLALLLAISWVMSLTRPLFNLLGQGVSGKQLILLLGGLFLIGKATFEIHHKLEGEAHDTSNARVGATMAGVVAQIMLIDIVFSLDSVITAVGMTPHVPIMMVAVILAAAVMLIFAGPISDFVARHPAMKMLALAFLILIGVMLVAEAFGQHIDKGYIYFAMAFSLVVELLNMRLRTKPTEPVELHRSTMPRTS; from the coding sequence ATGGGCATCGACAGCGCGCCGCTCTGGAGCCTGGCCAGCCTGATGTCCCTCGCGACGCTCGCCGCACTCGAGATCGTGCTGGGGATCGACAACGTCATCTTCATCGCGATCCTCTCCGGGCGGCTGCCTCGCGAGCAGCAGCCCAGGGCCAGGCAACTCGGGATCGGCATGGCGGTCATCTCGCGCCTCGCGCTCCTGCTCGCCATCTCCTGGGTGATGAGCCTCACACGCCCGCTGTTCAACCTGCTCGGACAGGGCGTCTCGGGCAAGCAGTTGATCCTGCTGCTGGGCGGCCTGTTCCTCATCGGCAAGGCCACGTTCGAGATCCACCACAAGCTCGAAGGCGAAGCGCACGACACGTCGAACGCGAGAGTCGGTGCGACGATGGCGGGTGTCGTCGCGCAGATCATGCTGATCGACATCGTCTTCTCGCTCGACTCGGTGATCACGGCCGTGGGCATGACGCCTCACGTGCCGATCATGATGGTGGCCGTCATCCTCGCCGCCGCCGTCATGCTGATCTTCGCCGGACCGATCAGCGACTTCGTCGCGCGTCACCCCGCGATGAAGATGCTTGCGCTGGCCTTCCTCATCCTGATTGGCGTGATGCTCGTGGCCGAGGCGTTCGGGCAGCACATCGACAAGGGCTACATCTATTTCGCGATGGCGTTCTCGCTCGTCGTGGAACTGCTCAACATGCGTCTGCGCACCAAGCCGACCGAACCAGTCGAACTCCATCGCTCGACGATGCCGAGGACGTCGTGA
- a CDS encoding TonB-dependent receptor translates to MKLIRPLHRVVIPALALCVALVPALASAQALYGSLTGTVTDNTGAAIPGVTVTVTNEGTGLKLDTVTDGAGSYTVRNVIPGTYTLGAALQGFKTFSQTGIPLTAGNILRVNAQLEIGDLTESITVTTEAALLKTDKADVSVELQPKVITDLPLNQYRNYQALMNLVPGATPGVYQNSTGSTPQRSLRTFVNGTNPNNNSTRIDGAASINIWLPHHSGMVASAETVENVNIVTNSFDADTGMAGGAAIAVVTKSGTNDLKGSAFIFHNNETLNANTFFNNANKLSKPEISSSIFGGTLGGPIVKNRFFYFGSYERYQEERGLQSTYTVPTAAMRNGDFSELLARYPNFRIYDPLTGDASGAGRSVFAGARVPSDRISPIARRIQEVYPMPNSSADLNANGIADDFVTARQSIFNRDNYDAKVTFNRSNSHQIWGKISYLKADVQDFFQLGFDGAGPTPTTVTAPVVGHTWTLTPTLILDGSLGVTLNKQEGIAPDYGTNYGLEWGIPGTNGPSPRESGMPLISTGLSAIGNPSSWNPYFYTTSVYSFTQALTKVAGRHELRFGYDMNYLEMNHWQPEIGSGPRGAFTFGGNTTSAPGYQPVGGWNGYAGFLLGLSSSYGKSVQAEEMTTREWQHGFYIRDRWQVNDKLTLNGGLRFEMYPVMTRANRGIERLDFNTWNVLIGGMGGNPSNVGVSPKPLYVVPRLGGAYRVDDQTVIRAGYGMTINPLPWSRPLRGFYPLTIAFGNSATGYNYITSLEQGIPVLPTPDLTSGAVPLPSGVNMRTPNPDNVDRATLHQWNLTFERRLPLDIVTSVAYVGTRTNGGYADIDRNYADPGTGNAGRQYFARSGAAQILDWGAWTTNKYHSLQVAVNRPFKNGLLLKGAYTWSKAMNMADEDGWTGLTWNHPTQFDRNYARAGYDRTHVFQMGVVYELPFLRESTSPVAYIIKDWQVNGIFSAFSGTPFTMGGNNPTLNAPGAGSITINQSADLTRINDPGRDSKLWDDSVFTHPTGLTFGNSGRNAFRYPGVWNLDLSLFRNIPIGRYRFEIRAQASNVFNHTRWIAMDTGRNSPTYLQFVSSGATDASRVIQLGLRFQF, encoded by the coding sequence GTGAAGCTGATTCGACCACTGCACCGCGTCGTGATCCCGGCCCTGGCGCTCTGCGTGGCGCTGGTTCCCGCCCTTGCCAGCGCTCAGGCCTTGTATGGCAGTCTGACGGGCACGGTGACCGACAACACCGGCGCTGCGATTCCCGGCGTGACCGTCACCGTCACCAACGAGGGCACCGGACTCAAGCTGGATACCGTCACCGACGGTGCCGGTTCGTATACCGTGCGCAACGTCATTCCGGGCACCTACACGCTCGGTGCGGCCCTGCAGGGCTTCAAGACATTCAGCCAGACCGGCATTCCGCTCACGGCCGGCAACATCCTGCGCGTGAACGCCCAACTCGAGATTGGCGACCTCACCGAGTCGATCACGGTGACCACCGAGGCGGCGCTGCTCAAGACGGACAAGGCGGACGTCAGCGTCGAACTGCAGCCCAAGGTCATCACCGACCTGCCGCTCAACCAGTACCGCAACTATCAGGCACTGATGAACCTCGTGCCGGGGGCCACGCCGGGCGTCTACCAGAACTCGACGGGCTCGACGCCGCAGCGGTCGCTCCGCACGTTCGTCAACGGCACGAATCCGAACAACAACAGCACGCGCATCGACGGTGCGGCCAGCATCAACATCTGGCTGCCGCACCACTCGGGCATGGTGGCGTCTGCCGAGACGGTGGAGAACGTCAACATCGTCACCAACAGCTTCGATGCCGACACCGGCATGGCTGGCGGGGCCGCGATCGCCGTCGTCACCAAGTCGGGCACCAACGACCTGAAGGGGTCGGCGTTCATCTTTCACAACAACGAGACGCTGAACGCCAACACGTTCTTCAACAACGCCAACAAGCTGAGCAAGCCCGAGATCAGCAGTTCGATTTTCGGCGGCACGCTGGGCGGGCCGATCGTCAAGAACCGCTTCTTCTACTTCGGGTCCTACGAGCGGTATCAGGAGGAACGGGGCCTCCAGAGCACGTACACCGTGCCGACGGCGGCGATGCGGAACGGGGACTTCAGCGAACTGCTGGCCCGATACCCGAACTTCCGGATCTACGACCCGCTCACGGGCGACGCGAGCGGCGCCGGCCGCAGCGTGTTCGCCGGCGCCAGGGTGCCGAGCGACCGGATCAGCCCCATCGCGCGACGCATTCAGGAGGTGTACCCGATGCCGAACTCGTCGGCCGACCTGAACGCCAACGGGATCGCCGACGACTTCGTCACCGCGCGCCAGTCGATCTTCAACCGAGACAACTACGACGCGAAGGTGACGTTCAACCGCTCGAACTCGCACCAGATCTGGGGCAAGATCTCGTACCTCAAGGCCGACGTGCAGGACTTCTTCCAGCTCGGCTTCGACGGTGCCGGCCCCACGCCGACTACCGTGACCGCCCCTGTCGTCGGTCACACGTGGACGCTCACGCCCACGCTCATCCTCGACGGCAGCTTGGGCGTGACGCTCAACAAGCAGGAGGGCATCGCGCCCGACTACGGGACGAACTACGGTCTCGAGTGGGGCATTCCGGGTACCAACGGCCCCAGCCCCCGCGAGAGCGGCATGCCGCTCATCAGCACGGGCCTGAGCGCCATCGGGAATCCGTCCTCGTGGAATCCGTACTTCTACACGACGTCGGTCTACTCGTTCACGCAGGCGCTGACCAAGGTGGCGGGGCGGCACGAACTGCGCTTCGGCTACGACATGAACTACCTCGAGATGAACCACTGGCAGCCCGAGATCGGGTCCGGGCCCCGGGGTGCGTTCACCTTCGGCGGCAACACCACCAGCGCCCCTGGATATCAGCCGGTCGGTGGCTGGAACGGCTACGCCGGCTTCCTGCTCGGCCTGTCCTCGTCCTATGGCAAGAGCGTGCAGGCCGAGGAAATGACCACGCGCGAGTGGCAGCACGGCTTCTACATCCGCGACCGCTGGCAGGTGAACGACAAGCTGACGCTCAACGGCGGACTGCGGTTCGAGATGTATCCGGTGATGACGCGCGCCAATCGCGGTATCGAGCGCCTCGACTTCAACACATGGAACGTGCTCATCGGCGGCATGGGTGGCAACCCCAGCAACGTGGGTGTCTCGCCCAAGCCGCTCTACGTGGTCCCGCGTCTCGGTGGCGCGTACCGCGTGGACGACCAGACCGTGATCCGTGCCGGGTACGGCATGACGATCAACCCGCTGCCGTGGTCGCGCCCGCTCCGCGGGTTCTACCCGTTGACCATCGCGTTCGGCAACTCCGCGACGGGGTACAACTACATCACGTCGCTGGAACAGGGAATTCCCGTGCTCCCGACGCCTGATCTGACCTCGGGTGCAGTCCCGCTGCCGTCGGGTGTGAACATGCGCACGCCCAATCCCGACAACGTCGACCGCGCGACGCTGCACCAGTGGAACCTGACGTTCGAACGGCGCCTGCCGCTCGACATCGTGACGAGCGTCGCGTACGTGGGGACGCGGACCAACGGCGGTTACGCCGACATCGACAGGAACTACGCCGATCCGGGCACCGGCAACGCCGGGCGTCAGTACTTCGCGCGGAGTGGTGCGGCGCAGATCCTCGACTGGGGTGCGTGGACCACGAACAAGTACCACTCGCTGCAGGTGGCGGTGAACCGGCCGTTCAAGAACGGACTGCTGCTCAAGGGCGCCTACACCTGGAGCAAGGCGATGAACATGGCTGACGAGGACGGCTGGACCGGTCTCACCTGGAACCACCCGACCCAGTTCGACCGCAACTACGCCCGTGCCGGCTACGACCGCACGCACGTCTTCCAGATGGGCGTCGTGTACGAGCTGCCGTTCCTGCGCGAGAGCACCAGCCCGGTGGCCTACATCATCAAGGACTGGCAGGTGAACGGCATCTTCTCGGCGTTCTCGGGCACGCCGTTCACGATGGGGGGCAACAACCCGACGCTCAACGCGCCGGGCGCCGGCTCGATCACGATCAACCAGAGCGCCGACCTGACGCGGATCAACGATCCGGGCCGCGACTCGAAGTTGTGGGACGACTCGGTCTTCACGCACCCGACAGGGCTCACGTTCGGCAACAGCGGGCGCAACGCCTTCCGGTATCCGGGTGTGTGGAACCTCGATCTCTCGCTGTTCCGCAACATCCCGATCGGCCGCTACCGGTTCGAGATTCGCGCGCAGGCGTCCAACGTGTTCAACCACACGCGCTGGATTGCGATGGACACGGGCCGCAACAGCCCGACGTACCTGCAGTTCGTCTCGTCTGGTGCCACCGACGCCTCACGCGTCATCCAGCTCGGGTTGCGCTTCCAGTTCTAG